GCGCCCGTGCCCGGGTCGATCAATATCGCGCGCAACTGCGTGCGACTGAGGGGGATAATTATCCCAGTCTGACGGCGGGCGCGGGTGCGACGCATCAGCGCGCCATCTCCGCCGCTACCGGTTTGCCCTACGAGAATGCGGTGTTTCAGGCATCGTTGCAGGCCAATTACGAGGTCGATTTGTGGGGCAGCCGCAGCAACAGCATCAGCGCGGCTGAGGCTTCTTTGGCGGCACAACGCGCGGCGGCGTCAGCAGCGGAGCTGACCGTAGCCAGCTCGGTGGCGTCGGGTTATTTCAGCCTGTGTGCGCTGGATGAACAGTTGCGCGTCACCGAAGCCACCCTGGCGTCGCGTGCCAATTCACTCAAACTGGCACAACGTCAGTTTGAGACCGGCTATTCATCCCGGCTGGAATGGATGCAGGCATCGTCGGAGTATCAGACGGCCAAAGCGCAGGTGCCACAATTGCAGCATCAGATTACCCAGCAGGAAAACGCCCTGAGCGTGCTGGTAGGGATGAACCCACGCGAGATCGCCCGCGCTGACGATTTCAACCAGGTGATGCCGCAGACCTTGCCGAACCTGTTGCCATCGCAGTTACTTAATCGTCGTCCGGATATTGTCCAGGCACAGCGCCAGTTGCTGGCCTCTGACGCGTCGCTGGCTGCCGCACAAGCACAGCTGCTGCCCACCCTGAACCTCACCGCCAGCGGTGGCTTCGAAAGCTATCATCTGCATGAATTGCTGGCGAATCCGTTCCGCCTGTGGAGCATTGGCGGCAGCGTGCTGGCACCGATTCTCAACCGCGAAGCCCTGACGGCCCAGGTTGATGTGGCGATGGCGACACGCAATCAGGCATTGTATGGCTATGAAAAAGTGGTGAGAAATGCCTTTGCTGAAGTGGACACGGCACTGGATGCGATACAGCGCAATCAGGAACAACTGGTCGAACTGGAAAAGCAGCAGAGCGATGTTAGCGAAGCGCTGCGTATCGCGCGTAACCGCTATCAAAATGGTTATGCTTCCTACCTGGATGAGCTGGATGCCCAGCGCACCCTGTTCAGCACCCAACTCAGCGTGGTGAGTGTGAAAAACACCCTATTGCTGGCGCAAATCGAACTCTATCGGGCACTGGGAGGTGGCTGGCAGGGTTAAACTACGCAACATCAGCGCGCCAGGTCGCGCTGATCCACGCTAACGTCAACGTATCCCTCGATTTTTGTCATACCTGTCTGGAATTCGTTAAGAAAATGCCTGGATTTCTCTTGCATTCAGCGCCGTCCTCAGCATAATCGCAAACCGCAATAAAAATGATTATCAATTGAATTTGCATTAGGGGATATCCATGCGCACTACGCCTTTCAATCCCGGACTGAAACCGACGCTGTTGGCCGTAATGGTCAGCGCCGGTTGTTTGCCAGTGATGGCTGCTACCAACACCACCACCGCAGATGCGGTAAAAAAAGAACAACAGACGCTGACTGTGACAGCAACACCGCAGGCTGACTTCAAGCCTGGTGGTAACGATTTGGTGCCAGCCTATCTGGACGGTCAGGTGGCGCACGGCGGCCGCCTCGGCATGCTGGGCGAACAGAATGCCATGGATGTGCCATTCAACGTGATTGGCTTCACCGCCAAAGCGATTCAGGATCAGCAGGCAAAAACCATTGCCGATGTGATTCGCAATGATGCCACCGTGCAAAACGTCAAGGGTTACGGTAACTTCGCCGAAAGCTACCGTATTCGTGGTTTCCGCCTTGATGGCGATGACATGACGTTTAGTGGCCTGCCTGGCGTTGTGCCGCGCCAGGTGATGGATGCGTCGCTGATCGATCGCGTCGAAATTTTCAAAGGGGCGAATGGCCTGCTTAACGGTGCTGCCAGCACCGGTGTGGGTGGCCTGATCAACCTGGAACCGAAACATGCTGACGACGCGCCATTAACCCGTGTGGGCGTCGATTACACCTCCTCCTCGCAGGTAGGTGGGAGTCTCGACATTGGCCGCCGGTTTGGTGATAACAATCAGTTTGGCGTGCGCTTCAATGCCGTTAACCGCGAAGGCGAAACCGGTGTGAATGGCGAGAAGAAACGCACCACTGCGGCGTCTATCGGTCTTGACTACCGTGGTGAACGTCTGCGTACTTCTTTGGATATTGGCTACCAGAAAAAGACCTTCCATGATGGTCGTATGGGCGTCAACATCAGCGGCGTGGATAAGCTGCCGGCGGTGCCGTCCAACTCCACCAATTACAGCCAGCCTTGGGTATTCAGCAACATTGAAAATGAATGGGGCATGGCAAAAGCCGAGTATGACCTCACCGACAGCTGGACCGCGTATGCCGCACTGGGTGCGCAGCATGCCCATGAAATTGGTAACTACGCCACGCCAAAACTGTTGAATACTAACGGTGACGTGTCCATCAATACCTTCGACACCAACCGTCGCCAGGACAACATGAGCGGCATGGTGGGCGTGCGTGGCGACTTCGCTACCGGACCGATTTCGCACAAAGTTAATGTCGGCTATTCCGCGTTGACCACCAATGCGAAAAACGCCTACCGCATGTCGTTCGCCGGCAACAATTACAATATCTACGATCCGGTGCAGGTGGCGCGTCCAACGCCAACTTATGCGGGTGGCGAATTCTATGATCCGAAAACCACCGCGCGTACCCGTACTCAGGGCTATCTGCTGAGCGATACGCTGGGTGCGTTTAACGATACGCTGTTGTTCACCGTCGGTGCGCGTTATCAGAAAGTGTGGGTGCGTAACTACGATTACAACACCCAGGCTGAAGACGTCAGCTCGCGTTATACGCAGAGCCGCTGGATGCCGACATACGGCATCGTGTACAAGCCGTGGCAGTCAATTTCCCTGTATGCCAACCATACCGAAGCGTTGCAGCCGGGTGCGGTAGCACCGAAAAGTGCCACCAACTATGGTGCAGTGACCGGGATTGCGCACTCGAAGCAGAATGAAGTTGGTGTCAAAGGTGATTTTGGCCGTGTCGGCGGTACGCTGGCGTTGTTTGAGATTAAGCAACCGTCAGGGATTCTCGACAGCAATGGCGTTTTTGCCATGAATGGCGAGCAGCGCCATCGTGGTGCTGAGCTTAACGTGTTCGGTGAACCCGTGCTCGGTTTCCGCCTGAACGCCAGCGCCACCTGGATCAACCCGGAGATGGTGAAAACGGCGCAGGGGCAGTACGACGGTAAACAGGCAATCGGTGTGCCGCGTTACAACTATGCGCTGGGTGCCGAATATGACATCAAACCGATCGATGGTCTGACGGCGACGGCGTTGCTCAACCATACGGGTTCACAGTGGGCGGATTCGGCGAACACCAAACGCATTGATTCTTACACCACCCTGGATCTGGGCCTGCGCTATCGCACGAAGATCAATCAGAATGATGTGGTGTGGCGTGTGGCGGTGGAAAACGTCACCAACGAGAAGTATTGGGCGAATATCGACTACTCAGGGACTTACCTGACGCAGGGCGATCCGCGCACCTTAAAAGTCAGCATGACTTACGACTTCTAATCCCATCAACGGGGCGCATAGGCGCCCCGTTTTCATTTTGTTGGCTTTGCATTACACTCGATGCGGTAATCTTGCTGGTCGATCCCTTTATCTTTGCTGAGTTAACATGAGTTCACCTGCACCACCTGACGATCATGACGAACCTCTGCGGCAGCCGCTCGACGATGCGCAGTTTGCCATTGTGGTCCTTGCAGTGACCTCGGTTACCCTTATAATCTTTGTCCTGATGATGACGTTATGGATGAGCTAAGGCTTGCTGCAACGGGTATCGGAAGCCTGTAAGGAGATGTCGATGGAATCCCGCGATGACAAATTGATCGCCATAATTGGCCTGCTTTCTGCCTGTCTGATTGGTGTGGTGTTCCTGTTTACCATGACCTGGCTGACCGATGTGCGCCATCCCGCCGATCAATCCCTTGATGTACAAACCTGCGGTCCTAAACATCCCAATTCTCAGCAATCTTAATCCTGCTGGCGGTTATGCCACTTAATCTGCTGACTACGCAGTTCCAGCGCCAGCCCTTCATGTAACGTGCGATTGCCATTCGGATCACCCAAACCAAAGAGCGCCCCGGGCGAACGCCGATCATCGGCCCATGCCGGATATTCCACCACCGGATAGAGCGAAATCCCTTCCAGCGCCACCCCGTCATCCAGCGCCAGCATCGCTTCTTCACTGACCTGATGCAGCCATGCAGCCCGGGCATCACCTTCGGCACCGGTTTCTGCCAGCAACATAGGACGCTGGTAACGTTGCCAGCATTGTAATAACAAACGGTGCAGCGGCAGGCGCACGGGATGATCCACCGGTAAAGGTTCGCCGGGGAAAAACCAGTGATTGTCAGGATAGTAATTGAGTCCGAGGATATCGAGAAAATCCTCACTGCCGCCCAACTCCGGGGCATCGCGTCCGGCCAGCCAGTCCCAAGCTTCAAATTGTGCCTGATGTTGTGCATCGGCATAGGGTTTGCTGTCCGGGTTGTCGGGATTGGTGGCAACCTGCACCAGTGGGTCAGTCAGCACAAAACGTGCCTGCGGGTAAATTTCACGAATCGCATGCATTGCCGCCAGTGAAGCGCGTACCAGCTGGCGTTTCAGTTCTTTACCGCGCTGGCTGGAGTAGGGGTCGAGCCAGGCAACATCCGCGCCAGCCCACGACCAGAAAGAAATCTGATTAATCGGGGTAAAAAACGGCTGCTCCACCCCTTCGTCACGCATCAGTTGCGCCATCGCACGGGCAAAGCGTTCAAAATGCTGAACGAAGGCGGCACTCCAGATATCGAGATGGTCGGGATAGCCAAAATGCGCCAGTTCCCAGATGATTTGCAGATCGTGGCGCGCCGCCGCGTGCACCATCGGCAGAAACGATCGCCAGTCATATTCACCCGGCGTCGCTTCGATCAGATACCAACGCGCCCCATCACGCGCAGTGCGTAACCCTTCCTGGGCCAGTGCGGCGTAATCTTTCTCCAACAACATGTCATGGCCGCTGCTGATCACCATATCCAGTCGCCGCCCACCGGCACGACGGGACGTGGAGCAGGGGAAGCTGCCCTGGAAAAAACTGCGAAACAGCCGGGGCTGATAGCGCGGGGACGGGGGATCAAGGGGGTGCTGCGCCATTTTTCCTCTCCTCACGGGGAACGCCGAATGCAGAACGTTCCGCTAAGTCTAGACTAAATTAAGCGCAGGCCAGCAGACGCAACCGGAAGGCTCTGATTGCGACGCCGTGTACGACCACCAACAATAAGAAGATGATGAGTTACAGGGAACCGGTATGAGCCAAGTCGCACCACACCATTCTGAGGAAAAACACCAAAATGGGCTCAATGAGATTGTGGATGCGCGCTGTGCGCAGCATCCGGGGTTGAGCGGCATCCACGCTCTCAACGATGGACTGGATGCTTTCGCGGCACGGTATTTATTGATGGGGATGGCGCAAAACACCATCGATGTGCAGTACTACATCTGGCAAAACGATATGTCAGGTCGCTTGCTGTTCAGCGCGCTGCTGGAGGCGGCAGAGCGGGGCGTCAAAGTGCGCTTGCTGCTGGATGACAACAACACGCCCGGCCTGGATGACACCCTCGCGGCGCTGGATCGTCATCCTAATATCGCCGTGCGGTTGTTTAACCCTTTCTCGTTTCGCACCTTACGCATGCTCGGTTATCTGACGGATTTCGCCCGCCTCAACCGTCGTATGCATAACAAAAGCCTGACGGTGGACGGTGCCGCGACGCTGGTAGGAGGGCGCAATATCGGCGACGAATATTTTGGCACCGGCGATGAGCCGCTGTTTACCGACCTCGATGTGATGGCTATTGGACCGGTGGTGGCGGAAGTGGCGCAGGATTTTGAACGCTACTGGCACAGCAAGGCGGTGTCATCGTTACGTAAGGTGGTGGAGGTCAGTAGCGAACCACATCCTGCCGTGCGGCTGCCAGAAGACTGGCAAGATAGCGAGGCGGTACAACGTTACCTGGCACGCCTCGAGCACTCCTCGTTTGTTAGCCAAATGGCGGAAGGTTCGTTGAGTATGACCTGGGCCAGCACGCGTTTGTTAAGTGATGATCCGCGCAAGGGGCTGGGTAAAGCGAAGCGGTCTTCCTTATTGCCACAGCGGATGCTGGAAGTGATTGGCACGCCACAGCAGCAGTTCGATATTATCTCGGCCTACTTTGTCCCGACACGTGCCGGTGTGGCGCAGCTGCTGGCGCTGAAACGACGTGGGGTTAAAATCGCGGTGCTGACCAATTCGCTGGCCGCCAATGACGTTAGTGTGGTGCACGCGGGTTATGCGCGCTGGCGCAAGAAATTGCTGCGCCACGGCATTGCCTTATACGAACTGAAACCGCAGGCCAACGCCAGCGAAGCCCCGCACGATCGTGGGTTGACCGGTAATTCCGGTTCCAGCCTGCATGCCAAAACCTTTACCGTGGATAATCGCAAAGTGTTTATTGGGTCGTTCAATTTCGATCCACGCTCGGCAGTGCTGAACACGGAAATGGGACTGGTGATTGAGAGCGACAGCCTGGCGCAGCGCACGCACCAGCGTTTTATTCAGGGGATGCGCGATCGTGCCTGGACCCTGCGCCTGGATGGTTGGGGGCGCGTGAATTGGGTCGAATACCCCGACGAGCCGCAGGAAGTGGTCCATATCCATGAGCCGCAATGCAGCTGGGTCCAACGTCTGCTGGTGCGGCTGGTGTGGCATTTGCCGGTGGAGTGGTTACTGTAAAAGCCAGGGGCCAGCTTAGCTGGCCCCTTGTTTATGCGCGTTGCGGTTTCCCGGAGAACAGGAAGCGCAGCAATGGAATGCGCAGATGGATTTCATACAGGGTAAATGACACACCAAACACCATCATCAGGCCGACGAAAAAGCCCAACGTATCGTTGCTGATCAGCGGGGTGATAAAAATGCCGTACAACAGGGTGAGTGGATGGTGCACCAGGTAAATAAACAGCGAGGCATTCACCAGATACATGATGCGAGGGGAGTGGCTGTTCAGCAGTTTATGCCCGAAGCAGAAGCAGACATTCAGCATGCACAGGCCCATCAGGGTGGAAATCACGTTGTCGATCTCATACAGCCAGCCATCCCCGCTGCTGAAGCGCTGGTTCAGGCTGTAGGCCACAAACACCGCAATGGCACCGAAACACATCACCGGATTAAAACGCACAAATAACGCCTTCAACGCCTGATGCTTCCAGCTCAGAGCGCCCAGCATAAAGAAGGGCAGGAAGAACAGGCTTTGCATCACGGCGGTGCTGAACAGGCCATCCATCAGCCATGCGGGCTGGAAATAAAAGATCGCGCGCCGGAACACACACCAAATCAGCGACCACGCCAGCAGCGCCAGAGTCAGTTTACCCCAACCGACGCGGGTATAATCGATCTGCCGATGTTGGGTACGTAGCCAACGGAAGGTAAGCATGCCCAGCGATGTCAGGATCACCAGCACCACCAAAAACCACAGGTGGGAAATCAGGTCCCACATCAGCGCGTTGTACTTTTGATACAGGGAGAAGCTGTCCCAATCTCCTACTTTATCCGTCAGATTTTTTAGCAGAAAAAACTGCGGCAGAGTGATGAGGGGGACGGCGGTCAGCAGCGGTATCCCCACGCGCTCCAGACGCACCTTCAGCCAGCGTTGCGGCTTGTAGCGTAGGTAAAGCATGTAGGAAAAATAGCCGGAAATGACGAAAAACACCTGCATACGGAAAGCATGAATAAAGTCATTGAACACCGTCAGCCACATCGAGGCATCCTGGCTATTTACTGCCCACTTTTGCGTCGAGTAAATCAGGGAGACGTGGAAGGGCACGCCCAATAACATTAAATAAGCTCGAATCGAATCGAGAAAATATTCGCGTTCGGATTTTGCTGCAGTCATAAGCATCCAATTGTTCTGTGTCCTGGCCGGTTTCGCCCTGAAACCGGATTATGCCGGAGGAAAATTCTACCGGCTGTAAACGGGGTATACTATAGGTTGATTCTGTATCGTCTAATTATCCTAAAAGCGCATTTTCCACTTACAAATAAGGGGAACAATCTTTTACATACGCTGTCGGAAAAACGAATAATCCTTTAAGATAAGCGGGTTTGATCTAAGCACACGAAAGGGGGGGATGTGCTGACTTTAGAAAAGAATATGGCCGGACTGAAGAAGATGCGCTGGGTAGGCGCAGCAGTTCTGCTGGCGTTGTACGCGAATAATAGCTGGGCGTTCAACCTTGATGATGTAGCAAAACAGGCTCAGGCGATGGCGGGCAAAAGCTTCGAAGCGCCGAAGAGCAATTTACCCTCTCAG
The DNA window shown above is from Pantoea sp. At-9b and carries:
- a CDS encoding efflux transporter outer membrane subunit, producing MSRVLLATLAALWLSGCATEVTKAPASLPIPESWRQQVGPAAAPEAQWWHTFGDEHLNRLVNQALQHNSDILSARARVDQYRAQLRATEGDNYPSLTAGAGATHQRAISAATGLPYENAVFQASLQANYEVDLWGSRSNSISAAEASLAAQRAAASAAELTVASSVASGYFSLCALDEQLRVTEATLASRANSLKLAQRQFETGYSSRLEWMQASSEYQTAKAQVPQLQHQITQQENALSVLVGMNPREIARADDFNQVMPQTLPNLLPSQLLNRRPDIVQAQRQLLASDASLAAAQAQLLPTLNLTASGGFESYHLHELLANPFRLWSIGGSVLAPILNREALTAQVDVAMATRNQALYGYEKVVRNAFAEVDTALDAIQRNQEQLVELEKQQSDVSEALRIARNRYQNGYASYLDELDAQRTLFSTQLSVVSVKNTLLLAQIELYRALGGGWQG
- a CDS encoding TonB-dependent siderophore receptor; protein product: MRTTPFNPGLKPTLLAVMVSAGCLPVMAATNTTTADAVKKEQQTLTVTATPQADFKPGGNDLVPAYLDGQVAHGGRLGMLGEQNAMDVPFNVIGFTAKAIQDQQAKTIADVIRNDATVQNVKGYGNFAESYRIRGFRLDGDDMTFSGLPGVVPRQVMDASLIDRVEIFKGANGLLNGAASTGVGGLINLEPKHADDAPLTRVGVDYTSSSQVGGSLDIGRRFGDNNQFGVRFNAVNREGETGVNGEKKRTTAASIGLDYRGERLRTSLDIGYQKKTFHDGRMGVNISGVDKLPAVPSNSTNYSQPWVFSNIENEWGMAKAEYDLTDSWTAYAALGAQHAHEIGNYATPKLLNTNGDVSINTFDTNRRQDNMSGMVGVRGDFATGPISHKVNVGYSALTTNAKNAYRMSFAGNNYNIYDPVQVARPTPTYAGGEFYDPKTTARTRTQGYLLSDTLGAFNDTLLFTVGARYQKVWVRNYDYNTQAEDVSSRYTQSRWMPTYGIVYKPWQSISLYANHTEALQPGAVAPKSATNYGAVTGIAHSKQNEVGVKGDFGRVGGTLALFEIKQPSGILDSNGVFAMNGEQRHRGAELNVFGEPVLGFRLNASATWINPEMVKTAQGQYDGKQAIGVPRYNYALGAEYDIKPIDGLTATALLNHTGSQWADSANTKRIDSYTTLDLGLRYRTKINQNDVVWRVAVENVTNEKYWANIDYSGTYLTQGDPRTLKVSMTYDF
- a CDS encoding phospholipase D family protein codes for the protein MSQVAPHHSEEKHQNGLNEIVDARCAQHPGLSGIHALNDGLDAFAARYLLMGMAQNTIDVQYYIWQNDMSGRLLFSALLEAAERGVKVRLLLDDNNTPGLDDTLAALDRHPNIAVRLFNPFSFRTLRMLGYLTDFARLNRRMHNKSLTVDGAATLVGGRNIGDEYFGTGDEPLFTDLDVMAIGPVVAEVAQDFERYWHSKAVSSLRKVVEVSSEPHPAVRLPEDWQDSEAVQRYLARLEHSSFVSQMAEGSLSMTWASTRLLSDDPRKGLGKAKRSSLLPQRMLEVIGTPQQQFDIISAYFVPTRAGVAQLLALKRRGVKIAVLTNSLAANDVSVVHAGYARWRKKLLRHGIALYELKPQANASEAPHDRGLTGNSGSSLHAKTFTVDNRKVFIGSFNFDPRSAVLNTEMGLVIESDSLAQRTHQRFIQGMRDRAWTLRLDGWGRVNWVEYPDEPQEVVHIHEPQCSWVQRLLVRLVWHLPVEWLL
- the mdoC gene encoding glucans biosynthesis protein MdoC, giving the protein MTAAKSEREYFLDSIRAYLMLLGVPFHVSLIYSTQKWAVNSQDASMWLTVFNDFIHAFRMQVFFVISGYFSYMLYLRYKPQRWLKVRLERVGIPLLTAVPLITLPQFFLLKNLTDKVGDWDSFSLYQKYNALMWDLISHLWFLVVLVILTSLGMLTFRWLRTQHRQIDYTRVGWGKLTLALLAWSLIWCVFRRAIFYFQPAWLMDGLFSTAVMQSLFFLPFFMLGALSWKHQALKALFVRFNPVMCFGAIAVFVAYSLNQRFSSGDGWLYEIDNVISTLMGLCMLNVCFCFGHKLLNSHSPRIMYLVNASLFIYLVHHPLTLLYGIFITPLISNDTLGFFVGLMMVFGVSFTLYEIHLRIPLLRFLFSGKPQRA